The Metabacillus schmidteae genome has a segment encoding these proteins:
- a CDS encoding class I SAM-dependent methyltransferase produces the protein MSDHYYSEKPTVQSERKTWSFSLKGHLFTFQSDRGVFSKNEVDFGSRLLIESFELPEIEGDFLDVGCGYGPIGLSVAKHFNRHVDMVDINERAVELAKDNAKLNKVENVTILQSDLFENIQDEQAYAAILTNPPIRAGKKVVHQIFEKSYSHLSDGGELWVVIQKKQGAPSAIEKLKEMFGEVDTVEKKKGYYIIKAKKC, from the coding sequence ATGAGTGATCATTATTATTCAGAAAAGCCTACAGTTCAAAGTGAACGAAAGACTTGGTCGTTTTCGTTAAAAGGTCACCTCTTTACATTTCAAAGTGATCGCGGGGTGTTTTCGAAAAATGAAGTAGATTTTGGTTCCCGTCTTTTAATAGAATCATTTGAACTTCCTGAGATCGAAGGAGACTTTTTAGATGTTGGATGTGGATATGGTCCAATCGGTCTTTCGGTGGCGAAACATTTTAACAGACATGTAGATATGGTTGATATTAATGAGCGTGCGGTAGAATTAGCGAAAGATAATGCAAAATTAAATAAGGTAGAGAATGTAACGATCCTTCAAAGTGATTTATTCGAAAACATACAAGATGAACAAGCGTATGCGGCTATTTTAACAAATCCTCCAATCCGTGCGGGAAAAAAAGTTGTTCATCAAATTTTCGAAAAAAGCTATTCACATTTATCTGATGGAGGAGAGTTATGGGTTGTGATACAAAAGAAGCAGGGAGCTCCTTCAGCTATTGAAAAGCTTAAAGAAATGTTTGGAGAAGTTGATACAGTAGAAAAGAAGAAGGGTTATTATATCATTAAAGCTAAAAAATGTTGA
- the rplL gene encoding 50S ribosomal protein L7/L12, producing MTQEQIIEAVKNMTVLELNDLVKAIEEEFGVTAAAPVAVAAAGGEAAAEQTEFDVVLASAGGQKIKVIKVVREATGLGLKEAKELVDNAPKALKEGVSKEEAEELKAKLEEVGASVEVK from the coding sequence ATGACTCAAGAACAAATCATTGAAGCAGTTAAAAATATGACTGTTTTAGAATTAAACGACTTAGTTAAAGCAATCGAAGAAGAGTTTGGTGTAACTGCTGCAGCTCCTGTAGCTGTTGCTGCTGCTGGTGGCGAAGCTGCTGCAGAACAAACTGAATTTGACGTAGTACTTGCAAGTGCTGGCGGACAAAAAATCAAGGTTATCAAAGTTGTACGTGAAGCTACTGGCTTAGGCTTAAAAGAAGCTAAAGAATTAGTAGACAACGCTCCAAAAGCTCTTAAAGAAGGCGTTTCTAAAGAAGAAGCTGAAGAATTAAAAGCTAAACTTGAAGAAGTTGGAGCTTCTGTAGAAGTTAAGTAA
- the rplK gene encoding 50S ribosomal protein L11: protein MAKKVIKIVKLQIPAAKANPAPPVGPALGQAGVNIMGFCKEFNARTADQAGLIIPVEITVFEDRSFTFITKTPPAAVLLKKAAGIESGSGEPNRNKVATVKRDKVREIAETKMPDLNAASVEAAMRMVEGTARSMGIVIED from the coding sequence GTGGCTAAAAAAGTAATTAAAATTGTAAAATTGCAAATTCCTGCAGCTAAAGCTAATCCAGCGCCACCAGTTGGTCCTGCATTAGGTCAAGCTGGTGTTAATATCATGGGATTCTGTAAAGAGTTTAACGCTCGTACAGCTGATCAAGCTGGTTTAATCATTCCAGTTGAAATCACGGTATTCGAGGACCGTTCATTTACATTTATTACGAAAACTCCACCTGCTGCTGTATTGCTTAAGAAAGCAGCTGGAATTGAGTCTGGTTCTGGTGAACCAAACCGTAATAAAGTAGCGACTGTTAAACGTGACAAGGTACGTGAAATCGCTGAAACAAAAATGCCTGACTTAAACGCAGCTAGCGTTGAAGCGGCAATGCGTATGGTTGAAGGTACTGCACGTAGTATGGGTATCGTTATCGAAGACTAA
- the rplJ gene encoding 50S ribosomal protein L10 produces the protein MSAIIEQKKQIVDEISTKFRDSKSTIVVDYRGLTVSEVTELRKQLRDAGIDFKVYKNTMTRRAVEQAELAGLNDVLTGPNAIAFSNDDVVAPAKIINDFAKKHEALEIKAGVIEGNVASVEEVKALAELPSREGLLSMLLSVLQAPIRNFALATKAVADQKEEQGA, from the coding sequence ATGAGCGCAATTATCGAACAAAAGAAACAGATCGTAGATGAGATTTCTACTAAGTTCCGTGATAGTAAGTCTACAATCGTTGTAGATTACCGTGGACTAACTGTTAGTGAAGTAACTGAATTACGTAAACAATTACGTGATGCAGGTATTGACTTCAAAGTTTACAAAAACACAATGACTCGCCGTGCTGTTGAGCAAGCTGAGCTTGCTGGTCTTAACGATGTTTTAACTGGACCTAATGCGATTGCTTTCAGTAATGACGATGTTGTTGCTCCAGCAAAAATCATCAACGATTTTGCTAAGAAGCATGAGGCTCTTGAAATTAAAGCTGGTGTTATTGAAGGTAATGTAGCGTCTGTTGAAGAAGTTAAAGCTCTTGCTGAACTTCCATCACGTGAAGGCTTACTTTCTATGTTGCTTAGCGTTCTTCAAGCTCCTATCCGTAACTTTGCTCTTGCTACTAAAGCAGTTGCAGATCAAAAAGAAGAACAAGGTGCTTAA
- the rplA gene encoding 50S ribosomal protein L1 — MAKKGKKFLEAAKLVDRSKFYAVQEAIELVKKTSVAKFDATVEVAFRLGVDPKKADQQIRGAVVLPNGTGKTQRVLVFAKGEKAKEAEAAGADYVGDADYINKIQQGWFDFDVIVATPDMMGEVGKLGRVLGPKGLMPNPKTGTVTFDVTKAVNEIKAGKVEYRLDKAGIIHVPIGKVSFEDSKLVENFTTVYETLLKAKPSAAKGTYMKSVNATSTMGPGVKVDSSSFAVK, encoded by the coding sequence ATGGCTAAAAAAGGTAAAAAGTTTTTAGAAGCTGCTAAACTTGTAGACCGTTCTAAATTCTATGCTGTTCAAGAAGCAATCGAACTAGTTAAAAAGACTAGCGTAGCGAAATTTGATGCAACTGTTGAAGTTGCTTTCCGTTTAGGAGTAGACCCTAAGAAAGCTGATCAACAAATCCGTGGAGCAGTAGTACTTCCAAATGGTACTGGTAAAACTCAACGTGTATTAGTTTTTGCTAAAGGTGAAAAAGCGAAAGAAGCTGAAGCAGCTGGTGCTGATTATGTAGGGGATGCTGATTACATCAACAAAATCCAACAAGGTTGGTTTGATTTTGACGTAATTGTTGCTACACCTGACATGATGGGTGAGGTTGGTAAATTAGGTCGTGTATTAGGACCAAAAGGTTTAATGCCAAACCCTAAAACTGGTACAGTTACATTTGATGTAACAAAAGCTGTTAACGAAATCAAAGCTGGTAAAGTTGAATACCGTCTTGATAAAGCTGGTATCATCCATGTACCTATCGGAAAAGTTTCATTTGAAGATAGTAAATTAGTTGAGAACTTTACAACTGTATATGAAACTTTACTAAAAGCTAAACCATCTGCAGCTAAAGGAACTTACATGAAGAGCGTAAATGCTACTTCTACTATGGGACCTGGTGTAAAAGTAGATTCTTCAAGCTTCGCTGTAAAATAA
- the sigH gene encoding RNA polymerase sporulation sigma factor SigH, protein MNSPINKDKVNKEELELLEDEQLVELVHEGESEALDFLITKYRNFVRAKARSYFLIGADREDIIQEGMIGLYKAIRDFKEDKLSSFKAFAELCITRQIITAIKTATRQKHIPLNSYVSLDKPIYDEESDRTLMDVITGAKVMDPEELIINQEEFDDIEGKMEELLSDLERKVLALYLDGRSYHEISEELNRHVKSIDNALQRVKRKLERYIELREISL, encoded by the coding sequence TTGAATTCACCAATCAACAAGGATAAAGTCAACAAGGAAGAATTAGAATTATTGGAAGATGAACAATTAGTTGAACTTGTTCACGAGGGGGAAAGTGAGGCTCTCGACTTCTTAATTACAAAGTACCGTAACTTTGTTCGAGCGAAGGCAAGATCATACTTCCTTATTGGAGCAGATCGGGAGGATATTATCCAGGAAGGCATGATTGGTTTATACAAAGCAATTCGTGACTTCAAGGAGGACAAGCTCTCTTCATTTAAAGCATTTGCCGAGCTATGTATCACTAGGCAAATTATTACCGCAATCAAAACTGCAACTCGCCAAAAACACATTCCTCTAAATTCCTATGTTTCATTGGACAAGCCTATATACGACGAAGAGTCCGACCGGACGCTTATGGATGTTATTACTGGTGCAAAAGTAATGGATCCAGAAGAGCTCATTATAAATCAGGAAGAATTTGATGATATTGAGGGAAAGATGGAAGAATTGTTAAGTGATCTCGAGCGTAAAGTCTTGGCCCTTTACTTGGATGGCAGATCTTATCATGAAATTTCAGAAGAATTGAATCGTCATGTGAAATCAATAGATAATGCACTGCAAAGAGTAAAAAGAAAGCTGGAGCGCTACATAGAACTGAGAGAGATTAGTTTGTAA
- the nusG gene encoding transcription termination/antitermination protein NusG, protein MEKNWYVVHTYSGYENKVKANLEKRVESMGMEDKIFRVVVPEEEETDIKDGKKKVVKKKVFPGYVLVEIVMTDDSWYVVRNTPGVTGFVGSAGHGSKPTPLLPDEVTFILKRMGMDERRVEIDFEVNETVKVTEGPFANFTGSIEEIDHDKNKLKVLVNMFGRETPVELDFAQVAKL, encoded by the coding sequence ATGGAAAAGAATTGGTATGTAGTGCACACTTATTCAGGGTATGAAAATAAAGTAAAAGCAAATCTTGAAAAGCGTGTTGAATCAATGGGTATGGAAGATAAAATCTTCCGCGTTGTTGTGCCCGAAGAGGAAGAAACAGATATTAAGGACGGCAAGAAAAAAGTTGTAAAGAAAAAGGTATTCCCTGGTTATGTGCTGGTTGAAATTGTTATGACTGATGATTCCTGGTATGTTGTCAGAAACACACCAGGTGTAACAGGATTTGTTGGTTCTGCCGGACATGGATCAAAACCGACTCCTTTATTACCTGATGAAGTGACTTTCATCTTAAAACGCATGGGTATGGATGAGCGTCGTGTAGAAATTGATTTTGAGGTAAATGAAACAGTTAAAGTAACAGAAGGTCCGTTTGCTAACTTTACAGGTTCTATTGAAGAAATTGACCATGACAAGAATAAGTTAAAAGTTCTTGTTAATATGTTTGGTCGTGAAACACCGGTAGAATTGGATTTTGCACAAGTTGCTAAATTATAA
- the rpmG gene encoding 50S ribosomal protein L33, with protein MRKKIIMACTTCGSRNYTTMKNTSSSNDRLDVKKFCKVCNSHTNHRETK; from the coding sequence ATGCGAAAGAAGATCATTATGGCATGCACAACGTGTGGAAGTCGAAATTATACCACGATGAAAAACACATCTAGTTCAAATGACCGATTAGACGTCAAAAAGTTTTGCAAGGTATGTAATTCGCATACAAACCACCGTGAAACAAAATAG
- the cysS gene encoding cysteine--tRNA ligase, producing MTIKLYNTLTRQKETFEPLEAGKVKMYVCGPTVYNYIHIGNARPAIVYDTVRRYLEYRGYDVTFISNFTDVDDKLIKAANELGEDVPTIADRFIDAYYEDVSALGCKRATIHPRVTENIDIIIEFIQVLIDKGFAYEAGGDVYYKTREFKEYGKLSHQSIEELRLGNRIEVGDKKQDALDFVLWKTAKEGEISWESPWGHGRPGWHIECSAMAKKYLGDTIDIHAGGQDLTFPHHENEIAQSEAVTGKTFAKYWLHNGYININNEKMSKSLGNFVLVHDIIKEIDPQIVRFFMLSVHYRHPINFSQELLESTKNAFERLSTSYGNLKHRKNSSNNLTENDQEWFDKINSYQEQFVKEMDDDFNTANAISILFDLSKQANYYMQEQNTSEEVIQAFLDQFDELGNVLGVTFGSTDLLDEEIEIMIEQRIQARKDRNFALADEIRDKLKDLNIILEDTPQGTRWKRN from the coding sequence ATGACAATAAAGTTGTACAATACGCTAACGAGACAAAAAGAAACATTTGAGCCTCTCGAAGCAGGAAAAGTGAAGATGTATGTTTGCGGCCCGACGGTTTATAACTATATTCACATAGGAAATGCGAGACCGGCAATTGTCTATGATACGGTTAGAAGATATTTGGAATATCGCGGCTATGATGTAACGTTTATTTCGAACTTTACAGATGTAGATGATAAATTAATAAAAGCAGCAAACGAGCTTGGAGAAGATGTACCTACCATTGCAGACCGATTTATTGATGCCTATTATGAGGATGTTTCAGCGTTAGGCTGCAAACGTGCAACAATTCATCCACGCGTAACAGAGAACATTGATATTATTATTGAGTTCATTCAAGTGCTAATCGATAAAGGATTTGCCTATGAAGCAGGCGGAGATGTTTATTATAAAACACGAGAGTTTAAAGAGTATGGAAAGCTTTCTCATCAATCAATTGAGGAGCTACGTCTGGGAAATCGAATTGAAGTTGGCGATAAAAAACAAGATGCACTTGATTTTGTTCTCTGGAAAACAGCAAAAGAAGGAGAAATTTCCTGGGAAAGTCCTTGGGGACATGGAAGACCTGGTTGGCATATTGAGTGCTCGGCCATGGCAAAGAAATATTTAGGGGATACAATCGACATTCATGCAGGTGGTCAGGACTTAACTTTCCCGCATCATGAAAATGAAATTGCCCAGTCTGAAGCAGTAACGGGAAAAACATTTGCGAAGTACTGGCTGCATAATGGCTATATCAATATTAACAACGAAAAGATGTCTAAGTCATTGGGTAACTTTGTATTAGTGCACGATATTATTAAGGAAATTGATCCGCAAATTGTTCGTTTCTTTATGCTATCTGTACACTACAGACACCCAATTAATTTCTCTCAAGAGTTACTTGAAAGTACAAAAAATGCTTTTGAAAGATTATCAACATCGTATGGCAATCTTAAACATCGTAAAAATAGCAGCAATAACCTTACGGAAAATGACCAGGAGTGGTTCGATAAAATCAATTCATACCAAGAGCAATTTGTTAAAGAAATGGATGATGATTTTAATACGGCAAATGCGATTTCTATTTTATTCGATTTGTCAAAGCAAGCAAATTATTACATGCAAGAGCAAAATACTTCAGAAGAGGTTATCCAAGCTTTCCTTGATCAATTTGATGAGCTCGGAAATGTTCTAGGAGTAACGTTTGGTTCAACAGACCTGTTGGATGAAGAAATTGAGATCATGATTGAACAACGCATTCAAGCTAGAAAAGACCGTAATTTTGCCTTAGCTGATGAAATACGTGATAAATTAAAAGATTTGAATATTATCCTGGAGGACACTCCTCAAGGAACGAGATGGAAGCGTAATTGA
- a CDS encoding NYN domain-containing protein has translation MDILLVDGYNIIGAWPNLQKLKKNGLAEARDLLIEKMAEYQAYTGFRVMIVFDAHMVKGIEKKLKNHRVEVIFTRENETADERIEKLAISLSNIKTQVHVATSDFTEQWAIFGQGALRKSARELLNEMNSIESRIQHKVKKIEQKRPSSKIAIPEDVMEKLEKWRRGDL, from the coding sequence ATGGATATCCTTTTAGTGGATGGATATAACATTATTGGTGCGTGGCCGAACTTACAAAAGCTTAAAAAAAATGGTTTGGCTGAAGCACGCGATCTTTTGATCGAAAAAATGGCTGAGTACCAAGCATATACCGGCTTTAGAGTTATGATCGTTTTTGATGCCCATATGGTAAAAGGAATCGAGAAAAAGCTAAAAAACCACAGGGTAGAAGTGATTTTCACCCGTGAAAATGAAACAGCGGATGAGAGAATCGAAAAACTGGCTATTTCATTAAGTAATATCAAGACACAAGTACATGTGGCAACATCAGATTTCACAGAACAATGGGCAATATTTGGTCAGGGAGCATTGAGGAAATCTGCAAGAGAACTTCTAAATGAGATGAATTCAATCGAAAGCAGAATTCAGCATAAAGTGAAGAAAATTGAGCAGAAGCGGCCATCATCAAAAATTGCCATTCCTGAAGATGTAATGGAAAAGCTGGAGAAGTGGCGCAGGGGCGATTTATAG
- the secE gene encoding preprotein translocase subunit SecE → MQRLINFFRDVTREMKKVSWPKGKELTKYTITVVSTVTFVAVFFAVIDLGISSLIRLFFE, encoded by the coding sequence ATGCAACGTTTAATTAATTTTTTCCGAGATGTTACTCGTGAAATGAAAAAGGTTAGTTGGCCTAAAGGTAAAGAGCTAACAAAATATACAATTACGGTTGTTTCAACTGTGACGTTTGTAGCAGTGTTCTTTGCGGTTATTGACCTAGGTATTTCTTCTTTAATTCGTTTGTTTTTTGAATAA
- the cysE gene encoding serine O-acetyltransferase, with protein sequence MMKEDVDIVFEQDPAARSYFEVILTYSGLHAIWSHRIAHALYKKKFFFLARAVSQISRFFTGVEIHPAARIGRRFFIDHGMGVVIGETCEIGDNVTVFQGVTLGGTGKEKGKRHPTIKDHALIATGAKVLGSITVGAYSKIGAGSVVLKDVPDDSTVVGIPGKVVIQNGRRVGQDLNHCDLPDPVADRFKELETELANLRYEVQQYKKGTNEHDNKVVQYANETKRNI encoded by the coding sequence ATGATGAAGGAAGACGTTGATATTGTTTTCGAGCAAGATCCTGCAGCAAGAAGTTATTTTGAAGTTATCTTAACTTATTCAGGGCTCCATGCTATTTGGAGTCATCGTATCGCTCATGCTTTATATAAAAAGAAGTTCTTCTTCCTAGCGAGAGCGGTGTCTCAAATAAGTAGATTTTTTACTGGAGTAGAAATTCATCCTGCAGCAAGAATTGGACGTCGTTTCTTTATCGACCATGGAATGGGTGTCGTTATCGGTGAAACATGTGAAATAGGTGATAACGTTACAGTTTTTCAGGGTGTTACCTTAGGTGGTACTGGTAAAGAAAAAGGAAAGAGACATCCAACAATTAAAGATCATGCTTTAATTGCAACAGGAGCCAAAGTGTTAGGGTCTATCACAGTAGGGGCATACTCTAAAATAGGAGCAGGATCTGTTGTGCTAAAAGATGTCCCGGACGATTCCACTGTTGTAGGGATACCCGGAAAAGTAGTCATTCAGAATGGCAGAAGAGTAGGTCAAGATTTAAACCATTGTGATCTTCCGGATCCAGTGGCTGACCGATTTAAAGAATTAGAAACTGAATTAGCTAATTTAAGATATGAAGTACAACAATATAAGAAAGGAACGAATGAACATGACAATAAAGTTGTACAATACGCTAACGAGACAAAAAGAAACATTTGA
- a CDS encoding Mini-ribonuclease 3, translated as MFLDVKAIKDSKHLNSLALAYIGDAVFEIYVRHYLLSKGTIRPNQLHNQAKRFVSAKAQASVLHHFYSQEIFSEEEQGVLRRGRNAKSGTIPKNTNVQTYRYSTSFEALIGYLYLEKKHERLEELIERSFEFFDGEKEGLS; from the coding sequence ATGTTTTTAGATGTAAAGGCAATTAAAGATTCTAAACATTTAAATAGCTTGGCTTTGGCCTATATTGGTGATGCTGTTTTTGAGATTTATGTGAGGCATTATCTTTTATCAAAGGGAACTATTCGCCCAAACCAGCTACATAATCAAGCAAAGAGGTTTGTGTCGGCGAAGGCACAGGCAAGTGTTTTGCACCATTTTTATTCTCAGGAAATTTTTTCTGAAGAAGAACAAGGTGTTTTAAGGCGTGGGAGAAATGCAAAATCGGGAACAATTCCTAAAAATACAAATGTTCAAACCTATCGATATAGTACATCCTTTGAAGCACTCATTGGCTACTTATATTTAGAGAAAAAGCATGAACGTCTTGAGGAATTGATTGAGCGATCCTTTGAATTTTTTGATGGTGAAAAGGAGGGGTTATCATGA
- the rlmB gene encoding 23S rRNA (guanosine(2251)-2'-O)-methyltransferase RlmB has product MSEDFIIGRNPVIEVLKSPRDINKIWVAENSLKGQAQQITKLAKERGITINFVPKKKIDQMVEGNHQGVVAQVAAYEYVHVDDILNVAEQRGESPFLLLLDEIEDPHNLGSIMRTADAVGAHGIVIPKRRAVGLTATVAKSSTGAIEHIPVARVTNMARTIDELKEKGVWIVGTDAKGADDYRNLDGKMSLALVIGSEGKGIGRLIKEKCDFLVKMPMVGHVTSLNASVAASLLMYEVYRKRYPLGE; this is encoded by the coding sequence ATGAGTGAAGATTTCATTATAGGCCGCAACCCTGTTATTGAAGTGCTAAAATCTCCGCGAGATATAAATAAGATATGGGTGGCTGAAAACTCTTTAAAAGGACAAGCTCAGCAGATTACAAAGCTAGCCAAAGAAAGAGGCATTACGATTAATTTTGTCCCCAAAAAGAAAATTGACCAGATGGTTGAAGGAAATCACCAAGGTGTTGTTGCACAGGTTGCAGCTTATGAATATGTTCATGTGGATGATATATTAAACGTAGCAGAACAGCGCGGAGAATCACCATTTTTATTGCTTTTAGATGAAATAGAAGATCCGCATAACTTAGGATCTATTATGAGAACGGCAGATGCTGTTGGTGCACATGGAATTGTTATCCCTAAGCGAAGAGCTGTTGGACTTACAGCAACAGTTGCGAAATCATCAACAGGAGCAATAGAACATATACCTGTCGCAAGAGTAACAAACATGGCAAGAACCATTGATGAGTTAAAGGAAAAGGGCGTATGGATAGTTGGCACAGATGCGAAAGGTGCAGATGATTATCGAAATCTTGATGGTAAAATGTCCTTAGCTTTGGTTATAGGTAGTGAAGGAAAGGGAATTGGTCGGTTAATCAAAGAAAAATGTGATTTTCTTGTCAAGATGCCGATGGTTGGTCATGTTACGTCATTAAATGCATCAGTTGCAGCAAGCCTTTTAATGTATGAGGTATATAGAAAGCGATATCCTTTAGGGGAGTAG
- the gltX gene encoding glutamate--tRNA ligase — protein MTNEVRVRYAPSPTGHLHIGNARTALFNYLFAKNQGGKFIIRIEDTDKKRNIAGGEESQLKYLRWLGIDWDESVDVGGEYGPYRQSERNDIYKKYYEELLEKGLAYKCYCTEEELEKEREEQIARGETPMYSGKHANLTAEEQKELEAKGLKASIRFRVPANKEYRFYDMVKGDISFESEGMGDFVIVKKDGTPTYNFAVAVDDHLMKISHVLRGEDHISNTPKQMMIYEAFGWDIPIFGHMTLIVNESRKKLSKRDESIIQFIEQYEELGYLPEALFNFISLLGWSPVGEEEVYTKNQLIEIFDANRLSKSPAVFDTQKLAWMNNQYIKQLEVEKLIPLTLPHLVKAGKVSEDMSNEEKERTNQLIALYQDQLNYGAEIVQLTELFFKEEISYNEEAKEVLEGEQVPEVLKAFQHEIKHAEDFTAETIKGLIKAVQKATGQKGKNLFMPIRVATTGQTHGPDLPKSIAVLGEDTVLTRLKNIIS, from the coding sequence ATGACAAATGAAGTAAGAGTACGATATGCACCTAGTCCTACAGGACATTTACATATTGGTAACGCAAGAACAGCTTTATTTAATTATTTATTTGCAAAAAACCAAGGCGGAAAATTCATTATTAGAATTGAAGATACGGATAAAAAACGTAATATCGCTGGTGGTGAGGAAAGCCAACTAAAGTACTTAAGATGGCTTGGAATTGATTGGGATGAAAGTGTTGATGTAGGTGGAGAGTACGGTCCATATCGCCAATCAGAAAGAAATGATATTTATAAAAAATATTATGAAGAGCTTCTAGAAAAGGGCTTGGCCTATAAATGTTATTGCACAGAGGAAGAATTGGAAAAAGAACGTGAAGAACAAATTGCACGTGGCGAAACACCTATGTATTCCGGCAAGCATGCAAACTTAACAGCTGAAGAGCAAAAGGAATTGGAAGCAAAAGGTTTAAAGGCAAGTATACGTTTTAGAGTACCAGCCAATAAGGAATACCGTTTTTATGATATGGTCAAAGGAGACATTTCCTTTGAATCAGAAGGAATGGGTGACTTTGTTATTGTCAAAAAAGATGGAACACCAACTTATAACTTTGCTGTAGCAGTTGACGATCATCTTATGAAAATTTCCCATGTTCTTAGAGGAGAGGATCATATATCAAATACGCCAAAGCAAATGATGATTTATGAGGCTTTCGGCTGGGATATCCCTATTTTTGGTCATATGACTTTGATCGTGAATGAAAGCCGCAAAAAATTAAGTAAGCGCGACGAGTCCATTATTCAGTTCATTGAACAGTATGAAGAACTTGGCTATCTGCCAGAAGCATTATTTAATTTTATTTCTTTACTAGGCTGGTCACCAGTTGGAGAAGAAGAAGTGTATACTAAGAATCAGCTTATTGAGATTTTTGATGCAAATCGTTTATCAAAATCCCCTGCTGTATTCGATACGCAGAAGCTTGCTTGGATGAATAATCAATATATTAAACAACTTGAAGTGGAGAAACTTATTCCACTGACACTACCACACTTAGTAAAGGCTGGTAAAGTTTCTGAGGATATGAGCAATGAAGAAAAAGAAAGAACAAATCAGCTGATCGCTCTATATCAAGATCAATTAAACTATGGAGCAGAAATAGTTCAATTAACCGAACTATTTTTCAAAGAAGAAATTAGCTATAATGAGGAAGCTAAAGAAGTTCTTGAAGGGGAACAAGTTCCTGAAGTTTTAAAAGCATTTCAGCATGAAATTAAGCATGCAGAGGATTTTACTGCCGAGACAATAAAAGGATTAATTAAGGCAGTACAGAAAGCGACAGGTCAAAAAGGTAAAAATTTATTTATGCCGATTCGTGTTGCAACAACAGGGCAAACCCACGGACCTGATTTGCCAAAATCTATTGCAGTATTAGGGGAAGATACTGTCCTAACAAGATTGAAAAATATTATTAGTTAA